The region TTTACCTATTCATGATGCAAATAGaattaaagttttaatttatctttAGATAAGTAAGTGTAGTGTATTTCTACATTACATTGTTTCCATTCATTCATGTCCTTTCAGGCGATCCCGAAGAAAACGTCGTTCTCTGCACATCCACCAAAACGTACGACGTAAAAGAGGCGGAGACTTCCAACAGCCTTCTATTAGTACCCGACTTGCTCTTCGCCGCCAACACAGGGTTAGATGAAACCATAGCCAACAACTCTATGGACGACTCCGAAACCTCCTTTGAGAAATCTAATAACTCCTTAAACAAATCCACAGAATCTGATGAAGGCGACAAACCGCCAAGAAAAATAGAATACAAAGAAGTTATTAAcactttttttacttattacgAGCTAAAACCGTGTAAACCCCGTTTAAATAAGCTGCAGAAACTATTAGAAGCTTCTAGATTTCAAGGTCTAGAGCTGGAATATGCCATAGACAAATCTTCGCTTTTAACTTACGAAGCGATTTTCGAAGAAGTTCAAGCGTCGAGAAAGGAATTGGATGAGGAACTTGAAAATATCCAGGCAGTTGAAATAGACGGTTTTTATAGACTACTTGAGTTCGACTACGAATTTAGAGTTCTATCATACATGCTCGACCTTATTGAGGAGAATTCCTGGTCTTTAGAGAAAATATCTAAAGAGATAACTTTAGACAGTTTGAAAGACTTAGTTCCTCTGCCGATTTTAGAAAGTATGTTCAAGTTTTATACTGAAGAGTCTGTAGAGGAAGATGGGGTTCAGTATTATAAGTATAAGCAGGAGAAAGTGTGCAGGTTTTTAGCGAGAGTTTTATTGAAGAGTGCTGGCAAGTTTAATTTGACTGAGTTTATGCAAGCTTGGAGGGATTCGGTTCCGGAGGGAATGGTTACTgatgtaagtaatttttaaaCGACAGGCGCTTAAAATAACCACGCGTAATAATATCCGTTTAATATGACACCTTCAGCAGTTTAAttctaaataagatttaaacacCACGAGGAGGATCTTTGAGGCTCATTGAATTAAGATTTTTAatttgttcattttgaatcttattgcaatttccataggagttgtaattcaataaccAGTTAAAGTGATTGGACCATTTTTTATGCAAGGAGTGGCACGTGCCGATTTACTTACGTgacaaaggataagccgttcAGGGCCAGTTTCAAATCGACGGACTATATACGTCCGTTGTAAGtactttttatagtattttatgcaaccgttgtttaagagaggtcaaaaaaggcgagtggcgtgag is a window of Cydia amplana chromosome 21, ilCydAmpl1.1, whole genome shotgun sequence DNA encoding:
- the LOC134657811 gene encoding sister chromatid cohesion protein DCC1 isoform X2 — protein: MEDGEERTSEDVRKIIKTAKLHESELTEVTQVLRFPDAGRQKQTLSLMLLDANLLKEIEEGNELIFKGDPEENVVLCTSTKTYDVKEAETSNSLLLVPDLLFAANTGLDETIANNSMDDSETSFEKSNNSLNKSTESDEGDKPPRKIEYKEVINTFFTYYELKPCKPRLNKLQKLLEASRFQGLELEYAIDKSSLLTYEAIFEEVQASRKELDEELENIQAVEIDGFYRLLEFDYEFRVLSYMLDLIEENSWSLEKISKEITLDSLKDLVPLPILESMFKFYTEESVEEDGVQYYKYKQEKVCRFLARVLLKSAGKFNLTEFMQAWRDSVPEGMVTDESMLWGIALVDKSGSPPVVWGFTEAELPENINERFKVLFQAKPKWTVEQISPYIECYATEKLNVNALLTKYARASTQDGVRVFSAKHMK